In Gopherus flavomarginatus isolate rGopFla2 chromosome 5, rGopFla2.mat.asm, whole genome shotgun sequence, one DNA window encodes the following:
- the DUSP8 gene encoding dual specificity protein phosphatase 8 isoform X2, whose amino-acid sequence MPLDVMIAPSEDQFWMDMHEGQMKLKIRVRRMKESRDMRGGFATFSSCFPGLCEGKPAAILPMSISQPCLPVANVGPTRILPHLYLGSQKDVLNKDLMTQNGISYVLNASNSCPKPDFICDSHFMRIPVNDNYCEKLLPWLDKSIEFIDKAKVSSCQVIVHCLAGISRSATIAIAYIMKTMGMSSDDAYRFVKDRRPSISPNFNFLGQLLEYERSLKLLKALKAQGDRSEGDAQPDPAEVPESNRHLKLSTSEKAEDISKSTSLAPSRSEPAGAPKIVSPTALQQGLNGLHLSSERIQDTNRLKRSFSLDIKSAFSPGLRQNTPGPADTGEAPKLCKLDSPSGPNGLCQFSPVPDSPDWPSGPDFLLEAKVRQRRKHRHQAGSPAHGMSLNFSGVCAMHKSTSVEDNLKQTLRLSLPGVGQQPTQPAVAPNSAGGGGVGAWGVHLESPSTPSSENPWYFSTDSAVGSSGGGGGSGALFASAASYSSFSCSTLQGSCEIRLRDKQRAEQRDGRHSWHEDAAAEKQFKRRSCQMEFEETMSEGRSREDLGKIGKQSSFSGSMEIIEVS is encoded by the exons GGGGCTTTGCCACCTTCTCCTCTTGCTTCCCAGGACTCTGCGAAGGGAAACCAGCTGCCATCTTGCCAATGAGCATCTCCCAGCCATGCTTGCCAGTGGCCAATGTTGGCCCTACCCGCATCCTGCCTCATCTCTACCTGGGCTCCCAGAAAGATGTCCTAAACAAG gacctgatgactCAGAATGGAATAAGCTACGTCCTCAACGCTAGCAACTCCTGCCCCAAGCCAGACTTCATCTGTGACAGTCACTTCATGCGCATTCCTGTCAATGACAACTACTGTGAgaagctgcttccctggctggacaAGTCCATTGAGTTCATTG ACAAGGCCAAGGTATCCAGCTGCCAAGTGATAGTGCACTGCTTGGCAGGGATCTCCCGATCAGCCACCATTGCCATCGCCTACATCATGAAGACCATGGGCATGTCTTCAGACGACGCCTACAG GTTTGTTAAAGACCGGCGCCCATCCATATCGCCCAACTTCAACTTCCTGGGCCAGCTCCTGGAGTACGAGAGGAGCCTGAAGCTCCTCAAGGCCTTGAAGGCCCAAGGTGATAGGAGTGAGGGGGATGCCCAACCAGACCCAGCTGAAGTGCCTGAGAGCAACAGGCACCTGAAGCTTTCTACCTCAGAAAAGGCCGAGGACATATCGAAAAGCACAAGCTTGGCACCCTCCCGCAGTGAGCCAGCAGGCGCTCCCAAAATTGTCTCACCCACAGCACTACAGCAAGGACTCAACGGCCTACACCTGTCCTCGGAGCGCATTCAAGACACCAACCGGCTAAAGCGCTCCTTCTCCCTGGACATCAAATCAGCCTTCTCCCCCGGCCTGAGGCAGAACACCCCAGGCCCTGCTGACACCGGGGAAGCCCCCAAGCTTTGCAAGCTGGACAGCCCTTCTGGACCTAACGGCTTGTGCCAGTTCTCACCCGTGCCAGATAGTCCCGACTGGCCCAGTGGGCCGGACTTCCTGCTGGAAGCCAAGGTGAGGCAGAGGCGGAAACACAGGCATCAGGCGGGCTCCCCTGCCCATGGGATGAGCCTCAATTTCAGCGGGGTGTGTGCCATGCACAAAAGCACCAGCGTGGAGGACAATCTCAAGCAGACACTGCGCTTAAGCCTCCCTGGCGTGGGACAGCAGCCTACACAGCCAGCTGTGGCACCAAACTCTGCCGGCGGAGGAGGGGTAGGCGCCTGGGGTGTGCATTTGGAATCACCCAGCACCCCGTCATCAGAGAACCCCTGGTACTTTAGCACAGACTCGGCAGTGGGCAGCAGCGGCGGCGGCGGAGGGAGCGGGGCCTTGTTTGCCAGTGCTGCCTCGTATTCCTCCTTCAGCTGCAGCACTCTGCAGGGCAGCTGTGAGATCAGGTTGAGGGACAAGCAGAGAGCGGAGCAGAGGGATGGGCGGCACAGCTGGCACGAGGATGCTGCCGCGGAGAAGCAGTTCaagaggaggagctgccagatgGAGTTCGAGGAGACCATGTCAGAGGGCAGGTCCCGGGAAGACCTGGGCAAAATAGGCAAACAGTCTAGCTTTTCGGGCAGCATGGAGATTATTGAGGTGTCCTGA